In Bacilli bacterium, the genomic window TGAAGATTACGCCAAGTATCCGCGGGATGCAAAACGCGATCTGGAGCTGGCTGCAAAGGCCGGCGTTGACGCCGTGTTCATGCCGGAAGTTACGGAAATGTATCCGGATTTCCCGCAGCCGATCAAGACGATGGTGCATGTTTCCGAAATCACGGATACGTTGTGCGGCGCTTCCCGCCCGGGACATTTTGCCGGCGTCGCAACCGTCGTGCTGAAACTGTTTAATATCGTTCGTCCGGATCAAGCGTTTTTCGGTTTGAAAGACGCGCAGCAGGTTGCGGTCATCACGGCGATGGTCAAGGATTTGAATGTGCCTGTCGAAATCGTGCCGTGCCCGATTGTCCGCGATGCCGACGGGCTTGCGTTAAGTTCCCGCAATGTTTACCTGAACGAACAGGAACGGCAGCAGGCGACCGTGTTGCATGAAGCGTTGAGCGGTCTTGAGCGGGAGATTCGCGCAAATGGGGCCACGATCGGCGCGCTGAAGCAAAAGTTGGCCGCTGTGATCGCAGCGAAGCCGCTCGCGCAAATCGACTACGCGGTAATTCTGACATATCCGGATCTCAAGCCGCTGCCGGATGCGACGTTAATAGCCGATCTTAAGCCGGATCGGGAATTAATCGCCGCATTGGCCGTCAAGTTTGGCGGAACGCGCTTGATCGATAACAAGATATTTCGCCCATCGGAGGTGCATGCGCATGTTTAGAACCATGATGAAAGCAAAACTGCACTGCGCAACGGTTACGGAAGCGAATTTGCATTATATGGGCAGCATTACGATTGACGAGGAGCTAATGGAACTTGTCGACATTTTGCCTAATGAAAAAGTGCAGGTCGTCAACAACAACAACGGAGCAAGGCTGGAAACTTACGCCATTCCGGGAGCGCGCGGCTCACGGGTCATTTGCCTGAACGGGGCGGCGGCGCGCCTGGTCCAGCCGGGCGACACTGTCATTATCATTTCCTACGCGCTGATGGATAACGCCGAAGCCAGGAAGCATAAGCCCGTGGTCGCGCTGATGGGCGCGGGCAATCGGGTGGAAAAACTGATAAAAGAGGAACAGCCGGCTACCATTGGATGATCTCCCCGGAATGAAAAAACGGCGCGCAACGCAGACTGAACATAACCGGACACCGGATAACGCTCTTTCGGACATTGGCTGAAAGTGGGGTGCTGATCATGTTCAGACAGTTGTTTGCGACGATGTTCGAGGCGTTGGAACAAATCGAACGCCAATATGCGGAAGCAAAAGGCGGCACGCGAAAAGAACTGGAACAACAACTTGCGGTATTGAAGGCAATGAGCGACGAATGCATGGAACAATGGCTCTTGTTTGAGGAAAAAATGGCGAGCTTTGCCGAACTGGCGAATCTTCCGCAGCCGCAGGCCAAAAGCAAGCAAAACGGCGGCGCGGCTTCCGCCATGGCCGACCCGTGCACGGTCGACGCGGAGCATCTTGGATTGTTCATAAAAGCGCAAGGGTATTTTAAATTGCTTATGTATGACGAAGCCATTCGCATTTTTGAAAAACTTGTGACGGAGAGCCCCGACTTTTTGTGGGCAAGGCTTTATTTGGCGTTAGGATATGTGCATAAAGGCGATTATAATGAAGCGTTTCGCCATTTTCGCTTGTTGATCCCGTTCGCCGATCACCCGCGTATGTTGGCTATCGCCTATAATGCAATGGGCTGCATCCAGGTATGCAGAGCCAACCTGGCCGATGCGCGGGAGTTTTTTGCCAAGGCGCAGCAATCCGATCCGACTTACGGCATCCCCGGCGAACATTTTCAGGCGTGCCGCATCGATGCCGAGGCGCTGAAAAAAACCGTTGAACAGCCGCCGCATAGTTGATATGCTAAGAAAAAGCCCGTTTAAAGAAAATGAAGGACAGGACAA contains:
- the panC gene encoding pantoate--beta-alanine ligase, which produces MQVVRTIAEMRQLVASRREKGETIGFVPTLGYLHEGHISLVDKAKRQCGFVVLSIFVNPLQFGPNEDYAKYPRDAKRDLELAAKAGVDAVFMPEVTEMYPDFPQPIKTMVHVSEITDTLCGASRPGHFAGVATVVLKLFNIVRPDQAFFGLKDAQQVAVITAMVKDLNVPVEIVPCPIVRDADGLALSSRNVYLNEQERQQATVLHEALSGLEREIRANGATIGALKQKLAAVIAAKPLAQIDYAVILTYPDLKPLPDATLIADLKPDRELIAALAVKFGGTRLIDNKIFRPSEVHAHV
- the panD gene encoding aspartate 1-decarboxylase, with amino-acid sequence MFRTMMKAKLHCATVTEANLHYMGSITIDEELMELVDILPNEKVQVVNNNNGARLETYAIPGARGSRVICLNGAAARLVQPGDTVIIISYALMDNAEARKHKPVVALMGAGNRVEKLIKEEQPATIG
- a CDS encoding tetratricopeptide repeat protein, with protein sequence MFRQLFATMFEALEQIERQYAEAKGGTRKELEQQLAVLKAMSDECMEQWLLFEEKMASFAELANLPQPQAKSKQNGGAASAMADPCTVDAEHLGLFIKAQGYFKLLMYDEAIRIFEKLVTESPDFLWARLYLALGYVHKGDYNEAFRHFRLLIPFADHPRMLAIAYNAMGCIQVCRANLADAREFFAKAQQSDPTYGIPGEHFQACRIDAEALKKTVEQPPHS